One window from the genome of Candidatus Synechococcus calcipolaris G9 encodes:
- a CDS encoding Fur family transcriptional regulator produces the protein MRLSRQRRAILELLWQTEDHLSARQIYDRLNQEGKDIGHTSVYQNLDALSEQGIIECVERADGRLYGNISDSHSHVNCLDTEKILDVHVQLPADLIAKIEAETGVKIVDYRIDFYGYQQPQL, from the coding sequence ATGCGTCTAAGTCGTCAACGACGGGCGATTCTAGAATTACTGTGGCAGACAGAGGATCATTTATCCGCCCGCCAAATCTACGATCGCCTTAACCAAGAGGGCAAGGATATTGGCCACACCTCCGTTTACCAAAACCTTGACGCACTTTCTGAGCAGGGCATCATTGAATGTGTGGAACGGGCCGACGGCCGCCTCTATGGCAATATTAGCGATAGTCATAGCCATGTAAATTGCCTAGATACCGAAAAGATTCTGGATGTCCATGTTCAACTTCCAGCAGATTTGATCGCCAAGATTGAGGCGGAAACGGGGGTCAAAATTGTGGACTATCGCATTGACTTCTATGGCTATCAGCAGCCACAATTGTAA
- a CDS encoding TMEM165/GDT1 family protein, protein MDWQLLGVSFLVVFLSELGDKSQLAAITLGGNARSPRIAFLGVAAGLVFTSFLGVLLGNGAAELLPVLFIKAIAAVGFALLGFYLLWQPTDKGSED, encoded by the coding sequence ATGGACTGGCAACTCCTGGGTGTAAGTTTTCTAGTGGTCTTTCTCTCGGAGTTAGGCGATAAAAGTCAACTGGCCGCCATTACCTTGGGGGGAAATGCCCGATCGCCCCGCATTGCCTTCTTGGGCGTTGCCGCTGGCCTGGTCTTTACCAGTTTCTTGGGGGTTCTCCTGGGCAATGGGGCTGCTGAACTCCTACCCGTCCTCTTTATAAAGGCGATCGCGGCGGTGGGATTTGCCTTGTTGGGATTTTATTTACTCTGGCAACCGACAGACAAAGGTAGTGAGGATTAA
- a CDS encoding TMEM165/GDT1 family protein translates to MAKDSSPANSGPWKEFLAAFVTIFLAEFADKTQIAIVLMAAESHAPWVVFTGAAFALIMTSVLGIALGRWLAGRLSAQALQTMTGASLLSISLWLLWDLGHL, encoded by the coding sequence ATGGCTAAGGACTCATCGCCTGCCAATTCCGGCCCCTGGAAAGAATTTCTGGCGGCCTTTGTCACGATCTTCTTGGCAGAGTTTGCCGATAAAACCCAGATTGCCATTGTGTTAATGGCGGCGGAGTCCCATGCCCCTTGGGTCGTCTTTACGGGGGCGGCCTTTGCCCTGATCATGACCAGCGTGTTGGGGATTGCCCTAGGGCGTTGGCTGGCGGGGCGACTTTCGGCCCAAGCCCTGCAAACCATGACGGGAGCTAGTTTATTGAGCATTTCCCTATGGCTGCTGTGGGATCTGGGGCATCTTTAG
- a CDS encoding filamentous hemagglutinin N-terminal domain-containing protein: MFKVARSWFAFFAVLSVFIPRPTTAQITPAVNGTGTTVTVNGQQFDIGGGAFSQDGQNLFHLFKQFGLNDGQIANFLSNPGVRNILAGVNGGDVSYINGLIQVMGGNSNLYLLNPAGIVFGPNAQLNVPAAFHASTASRVHFDGGIFDLNAMNDYTNLVGNPTGFEFLSTGIIINEGNLAVGPGQNLTLMGHQVFNTGTLSAPGGRITIQAVPETGMVRISQEGMILSLEIPADRIPEDGVIEAVDLPRLITGGEDRPRVNSVVHHDDGSFSLVHDPNKVNLPMDTPTAVVSGTVDVSNPTGIGGQINVLGQNVAVINANLRADGQLGGGTILGGGDYLGGRAGTGRLDSSFNAQNTFVDNNSVLSANAVTQGNGGTIITWADNSTTFNGSLSARGGELGGDGGFAEISGRETLSIGPGWSNRIDLAAPLGQAGTLLFDPNDITIQGGNVTPIGASPTNANTLGAADINFFLQNTGSLIIETTGMGGNGDITFENLALVSWLSGNSLTLNADRDITMSLGSGVVSVLGDITYNADRDIQINSVAGVASVSGDITFNAGRDIELNSVSGVASGTGNILFDAGQDTRLNSVTGVAGGLRDITFNADRNISLTNSSIVTATGNITLNANGNVTQDGSSTLQAVGLELLGGGSFTLNSSTNSIMTLAANTTGDIQFTNAGELEVGTVNGTVGLEFTGNVTLTALGEGDVFVIEDIIKTGPGTSNLILQAEGNIFIDPIDIESLDGPLNVVLNSDRNRNGGGIYLCCTNIFTNGGNVIMGGGLDPLNIPAMGTNGTLGAGIYAGAWIETNGGNISMRGQGQDGVDDAAGVYLDGAFFETGSGNVFIQGQGGNDGTFNDGILLTPSTVIETTTGNVTLQGQAGDNDDFNGGVVLSPFAIIETISGNISIQGQGGNNGDDNPGVVIAPIASIMTETGNIFIRGQGGSGGTDNYGILLGESDPAMPTIANNVSGSLVLEGIGGNGAIGIINPCGCIDSFLGNINSTANITLAADRMDLEFVQVLGRGTLTLQPLTPSATMGIGDGAPGTLQLSTPILDHLLNDPAFNQFSQINFGRSNGTGLVTAQGYTFTNNVTFQSGGAGSQGIQVTGPVSVGNNTLGFNSGGPVTQSAPITANALQLNGSGPVILTNANNNVNTLTANTTNSITYRDVNDLTLAGVNTNGNILNLTTGGNLNQTAPIQTGGLALTVNGNVSLMNPNNQINRVAAETTGSLSLVNNGTLTVDTVNPTGISSGGSVFLQTLNGNIVLNQPVRSQAGGDAVVLAAANNFTNNAGSLAIQAPNGRWLVYSTDPNLDQLGGLEGSAQFESPYPTNPRFSGSGFLYRVSRPVQPSTTVISTTVLEPSAPPPFPADSAIPSLEFSFPGNIATILQGEEEGNLPLEKSLCEVAGDESPLDIDGVPTVNAELEDLCDPKQAQD; the protein is encoded by the coding sequence ATGTTTAAGGTTGCCCGCTCTTGGTTCGCCTTTTTTGCTGTTTTAAGCGTATTTATTCCTCGCCCCACTACTGCCCAAATTACCCCAGCGGTTAATGGTACAGGTACCACTGTGACGGTGAATGGTCAGCAGTTTGATATTGGTGGCGGTGCATTCTCCCAGGATGGTCAGAACCTTTTTCATTTGTTTAAGCAGTTTGGTCTCAATGATGGACAGATTGCCAATTTTTTATCCAATCCCGGCGTTCGCAATATTCTCGCTGGCGTGAATGGTGGCGATGTTAGCTATATCAATGGACTTATTCAAGTCATGGGGGGAAATAGCAACCTCTATTTACTCAATCCTGCTGGAATTGTCTTTGGCCCCAATGCCCAATTAAACGTGCCCGCAGCCTTCCATGCCTCTACTGCTTCACGGGTACACTTTGATGGCGGCATCTTTGATCTCAATGCCATGAATGATTACACCAATTTAGTTGGCAACCCCACTGGATTTGAGTTTTTAAGCACGGGAATTATTATTAATGAGGGAAATTTAGCCGTTGGCCCAGGGCAGAATTTAACGTTGATGGGGCATCAGGTGTTTAATACCGGAACCCTATCGGCACCAGGGGGACGGATTACGATTCAGGCGGTTCCAGAAACGGGAATGGTACGGATTTCCCAGGAAGGAATGATCCTCAGCTTAGAGATTCCAGCGGATCGGATTCCTGAAGATGGGGTGATTGAAGCGGTGGATCTGCCCCGACTGATCACGGGGGGAGAAGATCGTCCACGGGTGAATAGTGTGGTGCATCATGACGATGGCTCGTTTAGCTTGGTTCATGACCCCAATAAGGTTAATCTCCCCATGGATACCCCCACTGCGGTGGTGAGTGGCACGGTGGATGTATCAAATCCGACGGGGATTGGTGGACAGATTAATGTCCTTGGTCAAAACGTGGCTGTGATCAATGCCAACCTGCGGGCCGATGGACAATTGGGGGGTGGCACGATTCTAGGCGGCGGCGATTATCTAGGGGGACGGGCAGGCACGGGGCGTTTAGATTCTAGTTTCAATGCCCAAAATACCTTTGTCGACAATAACAGTGTCTTGAGTGCGAATGCAGTGACCCAAGGCAATGGCGGCACGATTATTACCTGGGCAGACAATAGCACCACATTTAATGGTTCTTTATCGGCGCGGGGTGGTGAACTAGGAGGCGATGGCGGCTTTGCCGAAATTTCTGGGCGGGAGACTCTGAGTATTGGGCCGGGGTGGTCGAATCGGATTGATCTGGCGGCTCCCCTTGGGCAGGCGGGAACCCTCTTATTTGATCCCAATGACATTACGATTCAGGGCGGGAATGTTACTCCCATTGGTGCTAGTCCCACGAATGCCAACACCCTAGGTGCAGCGGATATTAATTTTTTCCTGCAAAATACGGGTTCATTGATTATTGAAACTACTGGAATGGGGGGAAATGGGGATATTACCTTTGAAAATCTTGCTCTAGTGTCTTGGTTATCTGGCAATAGCCTAACTCTTAATGCCGATCGCGACATTACTATGAGTCTTGGCTCCGGGGTGGTTTCAGTCTTAGGGGATATTACCTACAACGCCGATCGCGACATTCAAATTAACTCGGTGGCGGGAGTCGCCTCAGTCTCTGGTGATATTACCTTTAATGCGGGCCGTGATATTGAATTGAATTCCGTCTCAGGGGTGGCCTCAGGGACAGGAAATATTCTCTTTGATGCGGGTCAAGATACTCGCCTCAATAGCGTGACGGGGGTTGCCGGTGGTTTGCGCGATATTACCTTCAATGCCGATCGCAACATCTCTTTAACAAACTCTAGCATTGTCACAGCAACAGGCAATATTACTTTGAATGCTAATGGCAATGTGACTCAAGATGGGAGTAGTACTTTACAAGCAGTAGGCTTGGAATTATTAGGAGGCGGCTCTTTTACCCTAAATAGCTCCACCAATAGCATTATGACCCTGGCAGCGAATACAACGGGGGATATTCAGTTTACTAATGCCGGAGAGCTTGAGGTTGGTACAGTCAATGGTACTGTTGGCTTGGAATTTACGGGCAATGTTACTCTCACAGCCCTTGGGGAAGGTGATGTTTTTGTTATTGAAGACATTATTAAAACTGGGCCAGGAACCTCTAACTTAATCCTGCAAGCTGAAGGTAATATTTTTATTGATCCCATTGATATCGAAAGTTTAGATGGCCCCCTCAATGTCGTCCTGAATTCAGATCGCAATAGAAATGGTGGTGGCATTTACCTCTGCTGCACCAATATTTTCACCAATGGCGGGAATGTGATCATGGGGGGTGGATTGGATCCACTTAATATCCCAGCGATGGGAACCAATGGTACCCTTGGAGCGGGTATTTATGCCGGAGCTTGGATTGAAACCAATGGCGGCAATATCTCCATGCGTGGACAGGGACAGGATGGGGTTGATGATGCTGCGGGGGTGTACCTAGACGGTGCATTTTTTGAGACGGGGAGCGGCAACGTCTTTATCCAAGGTCAAGGAGGGAATGACGGTACATTCAATGACGGAATTTTGCTAACGCCTTCTACAGTAATTGAGACCACCACTGGCAATGTCACTCTCCAGGGCCAAGCAGGGGATAACGATGACTTTAATGGTGGAGTTGTGCTCTCACCGTTTGCGATAATTGAGACTATCAGTGGCAATATTTCTATTCAAGGTCAAGGGGGCAATAACGGTGACGATAATCCGGGAGTTGTCATCGCTCCTATCGCCAGCATTATGACTGAAACAGGTAACATCTTTATTCGGGGCCAAGGGGGTAGTGGAGGCACGGATAACTATGGCATCTTGTTAGGCGAGTCGGATCCTGCCATGCCAACGATCGCCAATAATGTGTCTGGCAGTCTTGTCCTAGAAGGCATTGGTGGCAATGGAGCCATTGGAATTATTAATCCCTGTGGCTGCATCGATAGTTTTCTCGGCAATATCAACAGCACCGCTAATATTACTCTAGCCGCAGACCGTATGGATTTAGAATTTGTCCAAGTACTGGGACGCGGTACCCTAACGCTTCAACCCCTTACCCCCAGTGCAACTATGGGGATTGGTGATGGGGCCCCCGGAACTTTACAGCTATCGACCCCTATCCTGGATCACCTCCTCAATGATCCTGCCTTCAATCAATTTAGTCAGATTAACTTTGGCCGTAGCAATGGTACGGGCCTGGTTACAGCCCAAGGATACACCTTCACGAATAACGTGACATTTCAAAGTGGTGGTGCTGGTAGCCAAGGAATTCAGGTTACTGGCCCGGTCAGTGTTGGCAATAATACCTTGGGCTTTAATAGCGGCGGCCCCGTCACCCAATCTGCCCCTATTACTGCTAATGCCCTACAACTGAATGGTTCAGGCCCCGTGATTCTGACAAATGCCAACAATAATGTTAATACCCTGACGGCAAATACCACGAACTCTATTACTTACCGCGATGTCAATGACCTGACCTTGGCGGGGGTAAATACCAATGGCAATATTCTGAACCTGACCACGGGCGGGAATCTCAACCAAACGGCACCCATTCAAACGGGTGGATTAGCCTTGACGGTGAATGGGAATGTCAGCCTCATGAATCCCAATAATCAAATCAATCGCGTCGCCGCCGAAACCACGGGCAGTTTAAGTCTGGTCAATAATGGCACACTCACGGTTGATACGGTGAACCCGACCGGGATTAGTAGTGGTGGATCGGTCTTTCTGCAAACCCTCAATGGCAATATTGTCCTGAATCAGCCGGTGCGATCGCAGGCGGGGGGAGATGCCGTTGTCCTAGCTGCTGCCAATAATTTCACAAACAATGCCGGAAGTTTGGCAATTCAAGCACCCAATGGTCGCTGGCTCGTCTATTCCACCGATCCCAACTTGGATCAACTGGGCGGGTTAGAAGGATCGGCTCAGTTTGAGTCCCCCTATCCAACCAATCCGCGCTTCAGTGGCAGTGGTTTTCTCTATCGGGTGAGTCGCCCTGTTCAACCCAGTACAACAGTGATCAGTACCACTGTATTAGAGCCATCTGCCCCCCCTCCATTCCCAGCGGATAGTGCTATCCCTTCCCTAGAGTTCTCTTTTCCAGGTAATATCGCCACGATCCTTCAGGGTGAAGAAGAAGGTAACCTCCCCCTTGAAAAAAGCCTCTGTGAGGTTGCTGGGGATGAATCCCCCTTAGATATTGACGGAGTGCCCACAGTCAATGCCGAGCTAGAAGACCTCTGTGATCCAAAACAAGCCCAGGATTAA
- the psbA gene encoding photosystem II q(b) protein yields the protein MTTTLQRREGANVWERFCNWVTSTDNRLYIGWFGVIMIPTLLAATACFVIAFIAAPPVDIDGIREPVSGSLIYGNNIITGAVVPSSNAIGLHFYPIWEAASLDEWLYNGGPYQLIIFHFLLGASCYMGRQWELSYRLGMRPWICVAYSAPLASAMAVFLIYPLGQGSFSDGMPLGISGTFNFMIVFQAEHNILMHPFHQLGVAGVFGGALFSAMHGSLVTSSLIRETTETESQNYGYKFGQEEETYNIVAAHGYFGRLIFQYASFNNSRALHFFLAAWPVVGIWFTALGISTMAFNLNGFNFNHSVIDSKGNVINTWADIINRANLGMEVMHERNAHNFPLDLASAESHSVALVAPSING from the coding sequence ATGACTACAACTCTCCAACGCCGCGAAGGTGCGAACGTATGGGAGCGTTTCTGTAACTGGGTCACCAGCACCGATAACCGCCTTTATATTGGCTGGTTTGGTGTTATCATGATCCCAACGCTCCTAGCTGCAACCGCCTGTTTCGTTATTGCCTTTATCGCCGCTCCGCCAGTGGATATTGATGGCATCCGTGAGCCTGTGTCTGGCTCCTTGATTTATGGGAATAATATCATCACTGGCGCAGTCGTACCCTCTAGTAATGCGATCGGTCTGCACTTTTACCCCATTTGGGAAGCTGCTTCCTTAGATGAGTGGCTGTACAATGGCGGCCCCTACCAGTTGATCATTTTCCACTTCCTCCTTGGTGCTTCCTGCTACATGGGTCGGCAATGGGAACTGAGCTATCGCTTAGGGATGCGTCCTTGGATTTGTGTGGCTTACTCGGCTCCTTTGGCTTCTGCCATGGCCGTGTTCCTCATCTATCCTCTGGGTCAAGGTTCCTTCTCCGATGGAATGCCCTTGGGAATTAGCGGTACCTTCAACTTCATGATTGTGTTCCAAGCTGAGCACAACATTCTCATGCACCCCTTCCATCAATTGGGTGTGGCCGGAGTCTTCGGTGGTGCCTTGTTCTCGGCAATGCACGGTTCCTTAGTGACCTCTTCCCTCATTCGGGAAACCACTGAAACCGAATCCCAGAACTATGGTTACAAGTTTGGTCAGGAAGAAGAAACCTACAATATTGTGGCTGCCCACGGTTACTTTGGTCGGTTAATCTTCCAATATGCCAGCTTCAACAACAGTCGCGCTCTACACTTCTTCTTAGCTGCTTGGCCCGTTGTCGGCATCTGGTTTACGGCTCTGGGCATTAGCACCATGGCCTTCAACTTGAATGGCTTTAACTTTAACCACAGTGTGATTGATTCCAAGGGAAATGTGATCAACACTTGGGCTGACATCATCAACCGTGCCAACCTGGGTATGGAAGTGATGCACGAGCGCAATGCCCACAACTTCCCCCTCGATTTAGCTTCGGCTGAATCCCATTCTGTGGCTCTGGTTGCTCCTAGCATCAACGGCTAG
- a CDS encoding sulfite exporter TauE/SafE family protein: MTWILLLGGLIAGLLSGLLGIGGGSIMVPLLVSQGFAPVAAVGTSTLTIALIAISGTVQNARMGYFDWRKVLGLGVPSIFTAQLGAYLANRLPAANLLFAFGVMLLVNIYLMYLRRQLITQIGVAGPQDAIESQQQQGIGKMSIRLLTGGAAGLLAGLFGVGGGIIMVPLQVLFLAEPIKTAIQTSLGVIIMTAIAASLGHFWAGSVVVSAGLLLAVGGIIAAQASARLLPRLGDRAVMVLFNGLILILAGYTFYQAGQMS, translated from the coding sequence GTGACTTGGATACTATTGCTTGGCGGCTTGATCGCAGGACTACTCTCAGGGCTTTTGGGTATTGGCGGCGGCTCGATTATGGTGCCCCTCTTGGTGAGTCAAGGGTTTGCGCCCGTAGCAGCGGTGGGAACAAGTACGCTAACCATTGCCTTGATTGCCATTTCCGGCACGGTTCAAAATGCCCGTATGGGTTACTTTGATTGGAGAAAAGTTCTTGGCTTAGGGGTTCCCTCTATCTTCACAGCCCAATTGGGAGCTTACCTTGCCAATCGCTTGCCAGCGGCGAATTTGCTTTTTGCCTTTGGCGTGATGTTGTTGGTCAATATATATCTAATGTATCTCCGCCGCCAATTAATCACTCAGATTGGAGTCGCCGGCCCTCAAGACGCCATAGAATCCCAACAGCAGCAGGGAATAGGAAAGATGAGCATTCGTTTGTTGACGGGGGGAGCGGCGGGGTTATTAGCTGGCTTGTTTGGAGTCGGCGGTGGCATTATTATGGTTCCATTGCAGGTATTGTTTTTGGCGGAACCGATTAAAACTGCGATTCAAACCAGTTTAGGGGTGATTATTATGACGGCGATCGCCGCGAGTCTGGGGCATTTTTGGGCCGGAAGTGTGGTGGTGTCGGCAGGTTTGCTCTTGGCAGTGGGTGGAATTATCGCAGCTCAGGCTAGTGCCCGCTTATTACCGCGCTTGGGCGATCGCGCTGTTATGGTTTTGTTCAACGGCTTGATCCTGATTTTGGCAGGCTACACGTTTTACCAAGCTGGGCAAATGTCCTAA
- a CDS encoding purine nucleoside permease, translating into MQSPINHLISLSLLSTAIFGFNSMAVAQVTPPGQFGVDNPVLQRARNLARQAGERVNGGLTRYRAEASMHGPASQSPFVDNGDSTFTFTFLGGAPAQPPTIETVVTVAYDASTITVNYNGPIRSGEATLTPVEFTETEAPTPDTPEIQRGMNLARQAAEKANGGLGAYRAEMAMYDANLAPWRVNSDGSLTFDFYGAPPNGTVATVQSIVTVSENGSVVTINYNGPVQSPMPGDRALN; encoded by the coding sequence ATGCAATCTCCAATCAACCACCTCATTTCCCTTTCTCTTTTGAGTACCGCTATTTTTGGATTTAACTCAATGGCTGTGGCCCAAGTCACTCCCCCTGGACAATTTGGTGTGGATAATCCGGTATTGCAACGGGCCCGGAATTTAGCCCGCCAAGCAGGGGAACGGGTGAATGGAGGGTTAACCCGTTATCGGGCAGAAGCTTCTATGCATGGCCCCGCCAGTCAATCACCCTTCGTGGATAATGGCGATAGCACATTTACGTTTACCTTTTTAGGGGGAGCGCCGGCCCAGCCTCCGACCATTGAAACCGTTGTCACAGTTGCCTATGATGCCTCCACCATTACGGTGAACTACAATGGCCCGATCCGTAGTGGTGAGGCAACCCTGACCCCAGTTGAGTTCACAGAAACAGAAGCACCTACCCCAGATACGCCGGAAATCCAGCGGGGCATGAACTTGGCTCGTCAAGCTGCGGAAAAGGCCAATGGAGGGCTAGGGGCTTACCGTGCTGAAATGGCCATGTATGATGCAAACCTTGCCCCATGGCGGGTGAATTCAGACGGTAGCTTAACCTTTGATTTTTATGGTGCCCCCCCGAATGGCACAGTGGCAACCGTTCAAAGTATTGTCACGGTTTCCGAAAATGGCTCAGTGGTGACAATTAACTATAACGGCCCGGTTCAATCTCCCATGCCGGGCGATCGGGCATTAAACTAA
- a CDS encoding EAL domain-containing protein → MARVDHPGCSRCQELPEVPTAGGVLYLWFPIAHILTKMEQIWKRRQWPLQVLPGMQGVCLTLTDQQRLDQCLVELQGCLTTKELEDTQALHLPNGGEPQLADCPRVMPLYRLVALSQANWLLDLLAENRLISHFQPIVNAAQPNQIFAQEALCRGLDTDDSLISPRRLLQTARAVDLLFRVDLEARKAAIQAAAHYRLTTPIFINFTPTAIYDPEFCLQSTVKLIDQAEIPHHNIVFEVTESEETEDVKHLQNILCFYREAGFRVALDDLGSGYSGLNLLHQLRPDFVKLDMELIRDVDRDEYKAMVTAKLLEVAQALEIKTIAEGIETAAELAWVQDHGADYVQGYFLARPCAPPRINLDIDSSVSD, encoded by the coding sequence ATGGCTAGGGTAGATCATCCCGGTTGCTCCCGTTGCCAAGAACTACCCGAAGTACCCACTGCGGGAGGGGTGCTGTACCTTTGGTTTCCCATTGCCCATATTTTGACGAAGATGGAGCAAATTTGGAAACGACGGCAGTGGCCCCTTCAGGTTTTACCGGGGATGCAGGGGGTCTGTCTCACCTTGACCGATCAACAACGCCTTGATCAGTGCTTGGTGGAGTTACAGGGGTGTCTGACAACCAAGGAATTGGAGGATACCCAAGCTCTCCATTTACCCAATGGCGGTGAACCCCAACTGGCTGACTGTCCACGGGTGATGCCCCTATATCGATTAGTTGCCCTATCCCAAGCGAATTGGCTCCTGGATCTGCTGGCGGAGAATCGTCTTATTAGCCATTTCCAGCCCATTGTTAACGCGGCCCAACCCAACCAAATTTTTGCCCAGGAAGCCCTTTGTCGCGGGTTAGATACAGATGATTCCTTGATTTCGCCGCGCCGACTCCTGCAAACAGCCCGGGCCGTAGATCTGTTATTTCGAGTTGATTTAGAAGCTCGCAAAGCGGCCATTCAAGCTGCGGCTCACTATCGCTTAACCACACCGATTTTTATTAACTTTACACCGACAGCAATCTACGATCCAGAATTCTGCTTGCAATCTACGGTAAAACTGATTGATCAAGCGGAAATTCCCCACCATAATATTGTTTTTGAAGTCACAGAGTCCGAGGAAACAGAGGATGTTAAGCATCTGCAAAATATTCTTTGCTTTTATCGAGAGGCCGGATTCCGCGTTGCCTTAGATGACCTTGGTTCCGGCTATTCGGGCTTGAATTTACTGCATCAGTTACGTCCTGATTTTGTCAAGTTAGATATGGAATTGATCCGAGACGTGGATCGCGATGAATATAAGGCGATGGTGACGGCGAAACTTTTAGAAGTGGCCCAAGCCTTAGAGATTAAAACGATCGCCGAAGGAATTGAAACCGCAGCAGAATTAGCCTGGGTTCAGGATCATGGAGCCGACTATGTACAGGGTTATTTTTTAGCTCGACCCTGCGCTCCACCTCGGATTAACTTAGATATAGATTCAAGCGTCAGTGACTGA
- a CDS encoding DUF6972 family protein has product MSGINRSITPDSRLSLIDRHLPNTPQVQRLLKREGRAHVFNDLETLRRVTEAIISGGKRTGIDDEDDDYERYGLYFSEPIGYIIRADGSQIPLYYGEIKIVKTTGEYHAIPRTSPRRTS; this is encoded by the coding sequence ATGAGCGGAATTAACCGAAGTATTACCCCTGATTCTCGACTGAGCCTAATTGATCGCCATTTGCCAAATACCCCTCAAGTCCAACGGCTGCTCAAAAGAGAAGGCAGAGCACACGTATTCAATGATCTTGAAACCCTACGACGAGTTACAGAGGCGATCATTTCAGGGGGAAAGCGAACTGGAATAGATGATGAAGACGATGATTATGAACGGTATGGACTCTACTTTTCCGAGCCAATCGGCTACATAATAAGAGCAGACGGAAGCCAAATTCCTCTTTACTATGGTGAGATCAAAATTGTGAAGACAACAGGTGAGTATCATGCAATTCCACGCACCAGTCCTCGAAGAACAAGCTAA
- a CDS encoding putative molybdenum carrier protein → MGHFILRTGGQSGVDRAVLDFAIHYGLPYEGWCPWGGWAEDYPQPPGLLADYPHLQETASPEPEQRTHWNIRDSDATLILVYGSIFNQRSPGTQLTQAIAQDMNRPCLILDIGQREAYLKLQQWCSELVQRFQEQNFCLNIAGPRESEVSGIYQRSYEFLEVLENMGQR, encoded by the coding sequence ATGGGTCACTTTATCCTCAGAACTGGGGGGCAGTCCGGCGTGGATCGGGCAGTCTTAGATTTTGCTATTCATTATGGGTTGCCCTATGAGGGATGGTGTCCCTGGGGTGGTTGGGCCGAAGATTACCCGCAGCCGCCGGGCCTGTTAGCGGACTATCCCCATTTGCAGGAAACTGCTTCCCCTGAACCAGAGCAGCGTACCCACTGGAATATACGGGATAGTGATGCCACATTAATTTTAGTTTATGGCAGTATATTTAACCAGAGATCGCCAGGAACTCAGTTAACCCAAGCGATCGCTCAGGATATGAACCGGCCCTGTCTAATCCTGGATATTGGCCAGCGAGAAGCCTATCTAAAGCTACAGCAATGGTGTAGTGAACTGGTTCAACGTTTCCAGGAGCAGAATTTTTGCTTAAATATTGCCGGGCCCAGAGAATCAGAAGTGTCAGGAATTTATCAGCGATCCTATGAATTTTTGGAGGTTTTGGAAAATATGGGTCAGCGTTGA
- the tsaB gene encoding tRNA (adenosine(37)-N6)-threonylcarbamoyltransferase complex dimerization subunit type 1 TsaB: MTPLSESHYCLGLYTAGPELGLGLVAYPSGQQRIQLWPLGRDLAAQLHVCLQAFLPPQTWRDVGAIAVCVGPGSFTGTRLGVVTARILAQQLDLPLIPVSALAASLWLNSGENPTLDRAIAIPAQKGHCYGGIYRTPGPPSELTPVYGDALMTWEQWQQVLETWPHPYQLLEFPGTDQLCQGLLASAQAQWRSLLGEPHSQTYHWSAVRPFYGHTWSQPSGSNSEMGLSPPAK; the protein is encoded by the coding sequence TTGACCCCATTGAGTGAATCTCACTATTGCCTAGGTTTGTACACCGCCGGGCCCGAATTAGGTCTTGGTTTGGTGGCTTACCCGTCAGGTCAACAACGGATTCAACTGTGGCCCCTAGGTCGGGATTTGGCGGCTCAACTCCATGTCTGTTTGCAGGCATTTTTGCCCCCCCAAACCTGGCGTGATGTCGGGGCGATCGCCGTGTGTGTGGGGCCGGGTAGCTTTACTGGCACGCGCCTAGGGGTCGTTACCGCCCGAATATTAGCCCAGCAATTAGATCTGCCCCTGATTCCTGTTTCTGCTTTGGCCGCATCCCTGTGGTTAAACTCCGGGGAGAATCCTACCCTGGATCGGGCGATCGCCATCCCCGCCCAAAAAGGACATTGCTATGGCGGTATTTATCGAACCCCTGGCCCCCCAAGCGAACTCACCCCTGTCTATGGCGATGCCCTGATGACCTGGGAGCAATGGCAACAGGTCTTAGAGACGTGGCCCCATCCCTACCAATTGCTGGAGTTTCCGGGCACAGATCAACTATGTCAAGGTCTTTTAGCCTCGGCCCAGGCCCAATGGCGATCGCTCCTAGGGGAACCCCATTCCCAGACCTACCATTGGTCAGCGGTTCGTCCCTTTTATGGCCATACCTGGTCTCAACCTTCAGGTTCAAATTCGGAAATGGGGTTATCTCCCCCTGCCAAGTAG